In Actinopolyspora saharensis, the genomic window GCGTTGAAACCCCTGGTGCACGCCATCCCGGCCGTGCGCTCACGCCGCGGCCCCCGACGGCGCAGGCCGGCCAAGCTGCATGCCGACAAAGGCTACGACTACGAACACCTGCGCACATGGCTGCGCGACCGCAACATCGTCCCGCGGATCGCCCGTGTCGGCGTCGAGTCCCACGCCTGCCTGGGCCGGTATCGGTGGCGCGTTGAACGCACCTTTGCTTGGTTGTTCACCTACCGCCGTCTGGCCGTGCGGTGGGAACGCACAGCCAGCAACCTCGCAGGAATGCTGACCCTGGCCGCCGCGATCACCTGCTACAAACACCTCGCCAAATGAGACGACCTCTATAGTGCTTGGCTATGCAGATCGGAGATATTGCAGCTTGGGTCGCAGTAGTAATTTCTATATTCGCAAGTTGCGTGTCCTTCTGGCAAGCAAGTATAGCGCGTAGGCAAGCTAAATTAACAGGCCAGCAAGCAACTGCAGCACTCAGTCAAGCTGCAGATGCCCAGCGAAGCGCTAATGCCACTGAAAACCAGTTTGAGTTGAATTTATCTACCCAAAAGAAGCAAGATATTAACGATAGAATACTGGAAATTGAAGAACTTTTTGCGTATACAACAAAAATTTCAAGTCAAGTTTCCAATATTGCAAATATAGTAAATAAGTCTCTTGGGTAAGACCTCGACGACAAAGATCGGGAGGACATTGAAGCTTTTAATAGTTTGAATATGGAATGGTTTAAGGCGCAACGCACGGTTGCGATTCGATATAGTGGATCGCCACTAGCAGAGACTGTTATTTGGGCGTTTCGTGCAGTTACTCAATTCTTTGTTGTTTTTACGGGAATAATAAATCAAGTGTCGAATACCCCTAGGGATAACGATATAGAAGATTTATCCAAAATGGTAAGAAGATATACAAGTGATTTAATCGGAAGCCTAGAGTTCGAGATTGGAAATCTACATAAAAATCGAAATAAGGAAATTCGGTCTTTGGATAACAAATAGAATTTAAATATTTTTGGAGCTGAAATCAATCACAGGAAGACTGAGTGATTTTTCAGAGAGATGTATTGATGAGACCTGTGCTTTGCTATCCTCGGTCTTGTGCGCGGTGCAGGCGAAGAGCTGAGCGTCGGGGAGCGTGTGGCGTTCTACCGGCGTCGGCGCGGACTGTCGCAGGCGGTGCTTGCCGGGTTGATGGGCAAGTCCGAGGACTGGGTGAGCAAGGTCGAGCGGGGCGACCGGCAGGTCAACCGGATTGATGTGCTCGTCGAACTCGCTCGGCAGCTGCGGGTCACGCTCAACGATCTGATGGGCGAACCGGTCCTGTTCGAAGACGATGAGAACAACGATGACGTGCCCGCCATTCGTGATGCGCTCATGTCGCCGGAACGGCTCTCGCGCACGCTGTTCGGCGGTGCGATGCAACCGGAATACGTCGATCCCGAACCGGTCGCGCGTGTCGCCGAGGAAGCCTGGCACCAGTACCAGAACGGCAGCGTCGGTCACGTCGTCGGCATGCTTCCCGGCCTGCTGAAATCAGCGCAACAGCTCGAACGTACTTCCTCCGGGCATCCCACTTACTACCGCTGTGCACACGCCGTCTCGGCTCGGGTTCACCACCTGGCGGCCACCACGCTGAGCAAGGTCGGTGAGTCCGACCTCTCCTGGATCGCAGCCGAACGGGCCATGCAGGCCGCCGACCGCTCCGAGGACCCGCTCGTGCTCGCCTCCGCCTCCCGCGCGGGCACTCACGCCCTGCTCGCGGTGGGACGCTTCGACGACGCCTTGAGCCTCGGCGAAACAGCGGCCCGGTGGCTCACTCCACAAGTCCGGGAAGCGGAACCGGAAGCGCTGAGCCTGTACGGGATGCTGTTCCTGCGAACCGCGGTCGCCGCAGCTCGTCGACAGGACCGCCAAACCACCCGCGAACTGCTCGGCCAGGCCGACACGGCAGCGCAACGGCTCGGCGTCGACGCGAACTACTGGCAAACCGGCTTCGGACCGGCCAACGTCGAACTGCACCGGCTGTCCGCTTCCCTCGACCTCGGCGACGTGTCCAACGTGGTCGAACGGGGCGAAACCGTGCATCCGACACACCTGCCGGTCGAACGTCAGGTCACGCACTCGATCGACCTCGCACGCGCGCTGAGCATGCTGGCGCGCGACGACGACGCCACCCGCGTGCTGCTCGACGCCGAGTCCAAGGCGCCGCAACTGGTCACGCACAGCTCGATGGTGCGCGAAGTCGTGCGCACCATGTACCGTCGTGCCCCGGTGACCAACGGATCGAAGTCGTCCCCGCTGCTGGGGCTCGCCGAACGCTGCCGGGCGGTGCGATGAGTACGCACACGCTCGGCCTGATCGGTTCCGCGGCCGGTGGACTGGAGAACATCCGCACCTCCCTGATTGAGCCAGCGATCACGCGCGGATGGCAGGTGGCGGTCACACTCACGCCCACGGCCGGAACATGGCTGGAGGACACCGGGGAGCTGGCCCGGGTCGAGACCTCGACGGGTCTGCCGTGCCGGGTGGCGCCGCGGATGCCGCGCGAGGCCAGTCCGCACCCGCCGATCGACTGCTTCCTCGTCTGTCCCGCGAGCGCGAACACGGTCGCCAAGCTCGCGCTCGGGCTGGCCGACAACCAGGCACTGACAACCGTGTGCGAAGCGATCGGTACTCAAGGGGTGCCGATCGTGGTGTTCCCGAGGATCAATGCCGCGCACGCCCGGCAACCCGCCTGGGAATCCCACCTCTCCGCTCTGAACAGTGCGGGTGTGCACCTGCTGACCGGGGACGAGTACTGGCCGCTGCACGAACCGCGCGGCGCACCTGCTGGCAAGGACCTTCCCTGGGCGAGGATCCTCGACGCGGTCGATTCCGTAACACCTGGTCAAAGCACGTCCAGTACGGATTGATGTTGGCCCCGGACAGTTTGTCCGGGTAGGTCCACCGGTTCCGGGTTCTCCTTGAATCAGCGCCCCAAGAGGTGGGGCTGATGAGAAAGGACGAACCTGTGGGTACGTACTACATCGTGCAGCCGGACCCCGGCGACGGTGCCGAAGTCGTCGAGCCGATGCCGGGCGTTCGCCAGCTCGTGGCGGGCGGTCCGAGCGGAACCCTGTCCGTGCAGGTTCCCGGACGCATGGGTGGCCCCGGTGACGCGGCGCGGTTCGCTCGGAGCTTGGCGAGTGCGGCGCTGGATTTCGCCCAGTGGTGCGAACAGCAGTCCGGTGGTGCTCACAGGCTCCGCGAGGACTCTCCCGGTATCCGCGCTTACGGCTACGCACCGCCGGAGGAACAGGCATGACCGAACAGATCCGTCCCGCGGCCAAGCAGCAGCTCGAAGGCGTGGCGTTCCCGCTGGACCGCGCCAAGCGGCTGCTGATCGTCGATCGCACCTCGTTGATCGGCGAGACGTGGCCTCGGTTCAACCTCACTGATCTCTACATCGGCGCGCGAACCCCGATCGTGCTCACGATGAGCCGCGTCAACCTGTTGCGGCTCGAGGAAACCGTCGACGCTGCGGTATCCGAGTTCGATCACGCGGACGTGAGCGGCTGACCGGGTTCGCCCGTTGCCCCTCACACGTACCTGAAGGCCCGGTCACTCCCGGCCTCGGCACGAAAAAGGCCCAGGCGGAACCAGTGGGTTCCTGACCTGGGCCTTCATCCTTGGAGCGGGTGACGGGAATCGAACCCGCATTCTCAGCTTGGGAAGCTGATGTTCTTACCATTGAACTACACCCGCACTGCCTCGCTGTGCTGTTCACAACGCTAGCACGGCCACCATCGTCCGGTGTTCACCCCCCACCCGATACGCTGTGCGGGTGCTGCTCAGTGACCGTGACCTGCGTAAAGAGCTCGATGACGGGCGTTTGGAACTCGATCCGTTCGACGACGCGCTGATACAACCCTCGAGCGTCGACGTTCGGCTGGACCGTTTCTTCCGCGTCTTCGACAACTCCAAGTACACCCACATCGACCCCTCGCGGCAGCAGGACGACCTGACCTCGCTCGTCGAGCACTCCGACGACGACGCGTTCGTGCTCCACCCCGGCGAGTTCGTCCTCGGGTCCACCTTCGAGACGGTGCGGCTGCCCGAGGACCTGGCTGGCAGGCTCGAGGGCAAGTCCTCCCTGGGGCGGCTCGGTCTGCTGACCCACTCGACGGCCGGTTTCATCGACCCGGGGTTCGGCGGGCACATAACTCTCGAACTGTCCAATGTCGCGAACCTGCCCATCACCCTCTGGCCGGGCATGAAGATAGGCCAGCTGTGCCTGTTCCGCCTGTCCAGCCCGGCCGAGCACCCGTACGGCAGCAAGGCCGCGGGCTCCCGCTATCAGGGGCAGCGCGGTCCCACGCCCTCTCGCGCATATCTCAACTTCGTACGGGTTGACACCAGCAGGTGAACACGATCGAGACCGAGTCGTTAGTCGTTCAGAAGCAGCTCGCGTCGATTCAGCAACATATGGTGTCTGAAGGTGTAGTAGTGTTCAGAGTCACACTGAATCGTGGAAGTCAAGCGGGATGGATGTGACTTACGTTGTCGCGTAACCCGTCGTTAACGAGCGGTGTGCGAAATGGCATACCGGCGAACGGGGGCACAGGAGAACTTCGATGTCGGTAGATCAGACGAGAGGTCGTTCCACCGATCACCTGGCACACGTGGTGATGATCGCCGGGGCGGCTGCCCTGGGTGGCTTTCTGTTCGGTTATGACACTTCGGTCATCAACGGTGCGGTGCAGGCCATCCAGGACAACTTCGCCGTCGGCGCGGCGCTTACCGGCGTCACCGTCGCCGCGGCTCTGCTGGGTTCGGCTGTGGGAGCGGCCATAGCAGGTGGCATAGCGGACAGACTCGGCCGCACCCGAGTCATGCAGGTGGCGGCCGCGCTGTTCATCATCAGCGCGATCGGTTCGGCGTTGCCGTTCACCGTCTGGGACCTCGCCTGGTGGCGAATAGTCGGCGGTGTCGCCGTCGGTATCGCCTCCATGATCGGTCCGGCCTACATCGCCGAGGTTGCCCCGGCCGAGTACCGCGGACGACTCGGTTCGTTGCAGCAGCTCGCGATCGTGCTGGGAATCGCGGTTTCCCAGCTGGTCAACTACGCCCTCGCCTCCGCGGCGGGCGGCAGTGCCTCGGCCCAGCTGGGGCCGCTGGACACCTGGCAGTGGATGTTGGCGGTTGAGGCCGTCCCCGCGTTGATCTACTTGATCCTCGCCACCATCATCCCCGAATCCCCCCGCTACCTCGTCTCCGCGGGCAAGACCGAACTGGCCCGCAAGGTGCTGAATCGCATCGAGTCGGCCGACGCGGACGAGAAGATCAAGGAGATCCGGGACGCCCTCGGGGGCGAAAAGAAGCCGAGGCTCAGCGACCTGCGCGGAAGGGCCGGTCTGCTCCCCATCGTGTGGGTCGGCATGGCCATCGCCGCGCTGCAGCAGTTCGTCGGCATCAACGTCATCTTCTACTACTCCTCCTCGCTGTGGCAGTCCGTCGGTGTGGAGGAGAGCAACTCGCTGCTGCTGAGCCTGTTCACCTCCATCGTCAACATCATCGGTACGATCGTCGCGATCATGCTGGTCGACAAGATCGGCCGCAAGCCGCTGCTCGTGATGGGCTCGATCGGTATGACGATCGCGCTGGCGCTCACCGGCTGGGCGTTCAGCTACGCCGAGGTCAGCGGCGACCAGGCCAACCTCCCGTTCACCTGGGGCGTGGTGGCACTGCTCTCCGCCAGCGCCTTCGTGTTCTGCTTCGCGGCCTCCTGGGGTGTCGTCATGTGGGTGCTGCTCGGCGAGATGTTCCCGCCCCGCATCCGTGCCGCTGCGCTCGCCCTGGGCACTGCCACGAACTGGGTGGCGAACTGGTTGGTCACCGTGACGTTCCCGACCATGAACGCCTGGAACCTCCCGGCGACCTACTTCATCTACGCGGCGTTCGCGCTGATCTCGCTGTTCTTCGTGCTGCGTTACCTCAAGGAGACCAAGGGACGCTCGCTGGAGGAGATGGGCAGCTGAACGAAGCTGTCCGCTCATTTCCGCCGGAGCGCTCCTCCGGCGGAACCTCCCGCCGGCTTCACAGCGGGAGGCGTGCTGCCGAGAGGCTACGAGGCCCGGCCCCGAGTCGGGGCCTCGTCACCTGTGGCAGCGCACATCGGGAGGGGCGTCGCCCGCAGCGGCGCCCCTCGCCTCGTCGGGGGATCGCCCGGCAGTGATTTCGGAAGCCCAGCGCTGAGCAACTCAGTGGTGGCGATCAGTTCCCCGGACGTACGTGAATCGACAATCGACGTCCCCCGTGCGTGAGCGCCCCGATTGCGACTCGTCCGCACGTGCGCGGGCAACGAGCCTGGTTCCTCGGTTCAGTCCTCGAGCAGTTCGGCCGGGTCGAAGGAGAGCGGGAAGGGCTCCCGCGTTTCGAACGTCGAGCCCGCCAGGGCCTTGGCGTGCACCTCGTAGGTGCCGTGCTCGGCGAGCCGCAGCAGTGTGATCTCGGCGTGGTTCTTGGTGTAGGAGACCTCGACCCGCATGAAGTACGCGATGCCCGCCGCGGCGCACATGGCGGGTTTGTCGATCCGGTCGGCCACGCGGCTGGACGGCGAGACGCACTCACCCACGAGCAAGGCCTGGGTGGCGGGTATCCACACCCGGCCTCGTGCCGGTTCGCGCAGCACCGCGAAATCGGGCTGGATCCAGCTGTCCGGGGTCAGCTGGATGTTCAGCGTGGTGTAAGCGCCGCCGTCGATGGATTTCGCGTGGGGTTTCAGCCGGTCACGCAGTTCATCGGCCGCGTAGATGTTGGCCGAACCTTCGTAGGGACTCACGATCAGGTGTCCGTCCTGGCACTCGTACTTCACCGGAGGCATTCCGGGTATCGGCAGGTACCGGTCGGCGAGATCGGGGGTCCACACACCGTTCAGCTCGACGAGCGGATCGAACGCGCCGGTGTCGTAGGCAGGTGCGGCCACAGGTATCACCTCTTCGGCCACCACGGTACTCATGCCCCGAGACTGCCGCGAGCGATCGACCGCGTTGCTCAGCACGCCGATCTTTCACCCCATCGAGGGGCTTCGGGCAGCAGTGTGACCGCGCGCGAAACGGGGCCGGACCCCCGTGCGGGAGTCCGGCCCCGATCGTCGAACCGCGGTTGTCCCCGAGCGGGCGGCGCGGGAACGCGGCCGCTCGGTGCGTCAGCCGGTCAGCCGCCGGAGCCCGCGCCGGCGGTGACCCCGTCCGAGCCCTGACCGTCGCCTCCGGACCCGTCGGTGCCCGCGCCGTCCGCTCCGGAGCCGCCGTCACCGCGCTTGACGGACTGGAGCAGCAGCTGCGCCACGTCGACGACCTCGACGTCCTCCGAGGCGGTCTGCTCGTTCTGCCGCGTGGTCATCCCGTCGGTGAGCATGACCTTGCAGAACGGGCACCCGGTTGCCACCTTCGACGGTGCCGTGCCCAGCGCCTCGTCCACGCGGTCGAGGTTGATCCGCTTGCCGGTGCGCTCCTCCATCCACATCCGGGCGCCGCCGGCCCCGCAGCACATCGCGCGGTCCGCGTGCCTGGGCATCTCGCGGAACGAGGCACCGGAGGCGTTGACCAGGTCGCGCGGGGGCTCGTAGACCTTGTTGTGCCTGCCGATGTAGCACGGGTCGTGGTAGGTGACGTCCTCGGTGACCGGGGCGACCGGGACCAGTCGCTTCTCCCGCACCAGCCTGTTGAGCAGCTGGGTGTGGTGCACGACCTCGTAGTTGCCGCCGAGCTGCCCGTACTCGTTGGCCAGGCTGTTGAAGCAGTGCGCGCAGGTGGCGACGATCTTGCGCTTGCCGGGCTCGCGCCCCTCGAACACGGAGTTCAGCGTCTCCACGTTCTGCTCGGCCAGCATCTGGAAGAGGAACTCGTTGCCCGCGCGCCGTGCCGGGTCGCCGGTGCAGCCCTCCTCCGGGCCGAGCACGGTGTACTTCACGCCCGCGATGTGCAGCAGCTCGGCGACGGCCTGGGTGGTCTTCTTCGCGCGGTCCTCGAACGCGCCGGCGCAGCCGACCCAGAACAGGTACTCGACGTCCTCGTCCAGCTCACCGTCGAAGACCGGAACCTCGAAGTCCAGGTCCTTGGTCCAGGCCAGCCGGTCCGAGTTGTTCTGGCCCCACGGGTTGCCCTTGTTCTCCAGGTTCTTGAACATCCCGCCGAGCTCGGTGGGGAAGTTCGACTCGATCATCACCTGGTAGCGCCGCATGTCGACGATGTGGTCGACGTGCTCGATGTCCACGGGGCACTGCTCGACGCAGGCGCCGCAGCTGGTGCAGGCCCACAGCACCTCGGGGTCGATGATGCCCGCTTCCTCGGGAGTGCCGACCAGCGGACGTTCCGACTCGGCGAGGGCCAGCGCGTCGATCTTCTCCTTGCGCTGCTCGGCGTCGTCGCCGGTGAGGCCGACCTCGTCGCCGGCCATGTCCTTCTTGCCGCCCTCCAGCAGGTACGGAGCCTTGGCGTAGGCGTGCTCGCGCAGGCTGGTGACCAGCATCTTCGGCGAGAGCGGCTTGGCAGTGTTCCAGGCAGGGCACTGGTCCTGGCACCGCCCGCACTCGGTGCAGGTGGTGAAGTCCAGCCAGCCCTTCCAGGAGAAGTCCTCGATGCTGCCCGCCCCGAAGGTGTCGTTGTCCGGGTCGGCCTGCTCGAAGTCGATCGGTTCGCCGTTGCTCATCATCGGCTTCAGCGCACCGAGCGCGGTGCGCTCCGGATCCCGCTTGAAGTAGATGTTGAAGAAGGCGGTGAACCGGTGCCAGGCCACGCCCATGGTGATGTTCGAGGCGATGACGATGACCCAGATCATCGCCGAGAGGATCTTGAACGCGGCGAACAGCGACACCGCGAGCGCGCTCGCGGGCAGGACGCTGCCGAGCGCGAAGCTGATCGGTGCCGACCAGACCGGGGCGTGGAAGAGGTCGGAGGAGACCTTGAAGGAGCGCAGGCCCATGATGCCGACGCCCTCCAGGACGACGACGGCCTCGACGAAGTAGGCCTGCCAGAAGTTGGATCCGGCGAACCGGGAGACGCGCCCGGCGCGACGGGGGTGGTTGAGCTGGCGCACCGCGCTCAGCCAGATACCGCCGAGGATCGTGGTCACGCCGAGGATCTCGATCAGCAGGTTCCACGGGCCGAACGACCCGAGCCAGGGGATCTCGAAGGGCGCGTGGAAGACTTCGCCATAGGCGACGAGCACGCTCAGGCTGAGTCCGCCGAAGCCCACCATGACGAACCAGTGGGCGATGCCCACGTGGCTCTTCTTGAGCATCTTGGTGTGCCCGAGGACTTCCTTGATCATGTTGCTGAACCGGGCGCCGAACGGCCCCTTGCGGTTCGGGTCCGGTTGTCCGAGCCGGATGGAGGAGATCATCCGGCGAACCGTCCTGACCACCATGACCACCGCGACGACGGTCACGGCAATACAGATCAGGCCCAGGACGAGCTGTAGGGCTACCATGCTCGTGGCCTCCTGTTCGCGGGTTTGAGCGCCGAGCGTAACCCATGTTACTGGTCGGTAACCATTGGGGTTTCCGCTCGTGGTGGAAACAGCCGGTGATTGTGCGGAACGCTATCGCGAAAAACCGGTCGGGCAACAGTTCGACGCTCCCGAGTCGGGGCGGAGCGGACGGTCTCCGCCGATGGTGCGGGCGGTCGGACACCGCTGTCGTTCCTGCTCGTGAGTGCGGTTCAGCCCGCGGGGAAGGTCTTTCCGCGGACGCCGCCGGCCGGACCCGGGCGAGCCGGGTGCGATTTTCACCACGTTGAATCACCCGCCACCTGTCCGGGGGAAGCGGCGGGATGCTGCCCGCCGGTTCGCGGGCGGTGCCGTCGGGGGAAGCGGCTCGGTATGGTGGGTCCAATCCCGTGCGGTGACTTCGCGGGTTCCGGTTTCTCCGGCGGTCTCGCCGCCGTTTCCGGTTTGGGGGAGCGATGGCCGAACCAGACGATTCGATCATGCGGGCTTCCGATGCCGACCGCGAAGCGGTGGTGGGGAGGCTGCGTGGCGCCCTGGACGAGGGCAGGTTGGACCTCGCCGAGTTCGACGAGCGCGTTCGGCGCGCCTACGCGGCCGCGACCTGGGGAGAGCTCCGGCCGCTGACGGAGGACCTGCCCGCAGTGCCCGCGGCGGCCGAGGCCGACTCCGCGCCCGCCCCGGCCGGCAAGAACCGAAAACTCGGCAAGGAGTGGCGCGACTGGGCGGGCACTTCCTTCGTCCTGGTGGGCATCTGGGGCGTGACCTCCCTGGCTTCCGGCGAACTGCAGTACTTCTGGCCCGCCATCCCGGTGGGGATCTGGGCGCTGGTCCTGCTGGCCGGGATGCTCTTCGGCTTCGGCGGGGCGGACGCCGCCGAGGACGTCGACCCCGACGACGAGGGAGGCGCCTCCCGTCGTTGATCGTGCCCGCGGGGCATCGAGGGCCTTGGCTCGGCTCGCGCGGTGGTGCGCGAGGTGTTCGACACGGCTGCTGGGGGAGGAGTACATTCCAAATCTGGAACATTTGTTCAATTTTTGGTTGTTCCGTCGCCTGCGCGGCGACGTGACCGTGCTCGGAGGCTTCGTGGTCTACATCGTGTTGGCGCTGGCGATACTGTCGGAGGTGCTCGGGACCATCTCGCTGCGGTTCGTCGAAGGGCTGAGCAAGCCCCTGCCGCTGCTCCTGGTGGTGCTCGGCTACGGCTCCGCTTTCATCGCGCTGTCCAGAGTCCTCAAGATGGGCATCCCCGTCGGGGCCGCCTACGCGATCTGGTCCGGTGTCGGCGTCGCCCTCGTGGTGCTCATCGGAACGTTCTTCCTGAACGAGACCATGACCCTCGTCCAACTACTGGGAATAGTGCTGATCATCGGTGGTGTGGTCGCACTGGAGGCCGGAGGAGCACATTGACCGACACCGACGCTCCGGGCGAGCAGTCCGACGGACGCCGCGCCAAGGGCGAGCGCAGACGTCGCGCGATCATCGACGCCACCTTGCGCGTGGTCGAACGGGACGGGATCGCGGGAGTGAGTCACCGCAACATCGCACGCGAGGCGGAGATCCCACCCGCCTCGATCACCTACTACTTCGACAGCATCGACGGCGTGCTGGTGGCCACCCTGCTGGAGAGCTGCGAAACGATGATCTCCGAGCTGCGCCGGTCGACCGAGGACGCCGCCGACGACCCGGAGCGCTGGGTGGCCGCCACGGCCGAGATGCTGTCCGGAATGGTGCGGAACCACCGGGGGCGGACGCTGGCCGAGTACGAGCTCTACCTGCTGGCGGCCCGTCGTCCGGCGCTGCGGCCCGCCGCACGGCGCTGGATGGAGGTCACCGCTGGCTACGTCCACGGCATCGGGGACGGGGACTCCGGTGCCGTGCAGGCGATGCTCGCCGCCCTCGACGGTCTGCTGATGCAGGCGCTGATCGCCGAGCAGCCCCCGGGACCCGAGGCGTTCCGCCCGGCGCTGGCGGCTCTGCTGCGCCCGCGGGAGTGAGCGGTCCGCGCCCGGGAGGCTCCGCGGACCGCCCGGCGACGGGGAAACCCGACGGGGACTCCGCCCCGATCAGAGGCGGCAGGCCTCCAGGCGCGTGACCAGTATCTCGGTGGCTCCCACCTCGGCCAGCCGGTCCATCACGTTCTGGACGTCGGCGCGCGGGACCATGCTCCGGACCGCGACCAGGCCGGGCTCGGCGAGGTTGGACACGGTCGGCGACTCCTTGCCCGGCGTGATCGCGGTGGCCGTCTCGAGCGCGGACTCGGGGCAGTTGTAGTCCA contains:
- a CDS encoding helix-turn-helix domain-containing protein; its protein translation is MRGAGEELSVGERVAFYRRRRGLSQAVLAGLMGKSEDWVSKVERGDRQVNRIDVLVELARQLRVTLNDLMGEPVLFEDDENNDDVPAIRDALMSPERLSRTLFGGAMQPEYVDPEPVARVAEEAWHQYQNGSVGHVVGMLPGLLKSAQQLERTSSGHPTYYRCAHAVSARVHHLAATTLSKVGESDLSWIAAERAMQAADRSEDPLVLASASRAGTHALLAVGRFDDALSLGETAARWLTPQVREAEPEALSLYGMLFLRTAVAAARRQDRQTTRELLGQADTAAQRLGVDANYWQTGFGPANVELHRLSASLDLGDVSNVVERGETVHPTHLPVERQVTHSIDLARALSMLARDDDATRVLLDAESKAPQLVTHSSMVREVVRTMYRRAPVTNGSKSSPLLGLAERCRAVR
- a CDS encoding flavoprotein, with translation MSTHTLGLIGSAAGGLENIRTSLIEPAITRGWQVAVTLTPTAGTWLEDTGELARVETSTGLPCRVAPRMPREASPHPPIDCFLVCPASANTVAKLALGLADNQALTTVCEAIGTQGVPIVVFPRINAAHARQPAWESHLSALNSAGVHLLTGDEYWPLHEPRGAPAGKDLPWARILDAVDSVTPGQSTSSTD
- the dcd gene encoding dCTP deaminase yields the protein MLLSDRDLRKELDDGRLELDPFDDALIQPSSVDVRLDRFFRVFDNSKYTHIDPSRQQDDLTSLVEHSDDDAFVLHPGEFVLGSTFETVRLPEDLAGRLEGKSSLGRLGLLTHSTAGFIDPGFGGHITLELSNVANLPITLWPGMKIGQLCLFRLSSPAEHPYGSKAAGSRYQGQRGPTPSRAYLNFVRVDTSR
- a CDS encoding sugar porter family MFS transporter, with the translated sequence MSVDQTRGRSTDHLAHVVMIAGAAALGGFLFGYDTSVINGAVQAIQDNFAVGAALTGVTVAAALLGSAVGAAIAGGIADRLGRTRVMQVAAALFIISAIGSALPFTVWDLAWWRIVGGVAVGIASMIGPAYIAEVAPAEYRGRLGSLQQLAIVLGIAVSQLVNYALASAAGGSASAQLGPLDTWQWMLAVEAVPALIYLILATIIPESPRYLVSAGKTELARKVLNRIESADADEKIKEIRDALGGEKKPRLSDLRGRAGLLPIVWVGMAIAALQQFVGINVIFYYSSSLWQSVGVEESNSLLLSLFTSIVNIIGTIVAIMLVDKIGRKPLLVMGSIGMTIALALTGWAFSYAEVSGDQANLPFTWGVVALLSASAFVFCFAASWGVVMWVLLGEMFPPRIRAAALALGTATNWVANWLVTVTFPTMNAWNLPATYFIYAAFALISLFFVLRYLKETKGRSLEEMGS
- a CDS encoding Uma2 family endonuclease, which produces MSTVVAEEVIPVAAPAYDTGAFDPLVELNGVWTPDLADRYLPIPGMPPVKYECQDGHLIVSPYEGSANIYAADELRDRLKPHAKSIDGGAYTTLNIQLTPDSWIQPDFAVLREPARGRVWIPATQALLVGECVSPSSRVADRIDKPAMCAAAGIAYFMRVEVSYTKNHAEITLLRLAEHGTYEVHAKALAGSTFETREPFPLSFDPAELLED
- a CDS encoding heterodisulfide reductase-related iron-sulfur binding cluster; translated protein: MVALQLVLGLICIAVTVVAVVMVVRTVRRMISSIRLGQPDPNRKGPFGARFSNMIKEVLGHTKMLKKSHVGIAHWFVMVGFGGLSLSVLVAYGEVFHAPFEIPWLGSFGPWNLLIEILGVTTILGGIWLSAVRQLNHPRRAGRVSRFAGSNFWQAYFVEAVVVLEGVGIMGLRSFKVSSDLFHAPVWSAPISFALGSVLPASALAVSLFAAFKILSAMIWVIVIASNITMGVAWHRFTAFFNIYFKRDPERTALGALKPMMSNGEPIDFEQADPDNDTFGAGSIEDFSWKGWLDFTTCTECGRCQDQCPAWNTAKPLSPKMLVTSLREHAYAKAPYLLEGGKKDMAGDEVGLTGDDAEQRKEKIDALALAESERPLVGTPEEAGIIDPEVLWACTSCGACVEQCPVDIEHVDHIVDMRRYQVMIESNFPTELGGMFKNLENKGNPWGQNNSDRLAWTKDLDFEVPVFDGELDEDVEYLFWVGCAGAFEDRAKKTTQAVAELLHIAGVKYTVLGPEEGCTGDPARRAGNEFLFQMLAEQNVETLNSVFEGREPGKRKIVATCAHCFNSLANEYGQLGGNYEVVHHTQLLNRLVREKRLVPVAPVTEDVTYHDPCYIGRHNKVYEPPRDLVNASGASFREMPRHADRAMCCGAGGARMWMEERTGKRINLDRVDEALGTAPSKVATGCPFCKVMLTDGMTTRQNEQTASEDVEVVDVAQLLLQSVKRGDGGSGADGAGTDGSGGDGQGSDGVTAGAGSGG
- a CDS encoding DUF1707 SHOCT-like domain-containing protein, translated to MAEPDDSIMRASDADREAVVGRLRGALDEGRLDLAEFDERVRRAYAAATWGELRPLTEDLPAVPAAAEADSAPAPAGKNRKLGKEWRDWAGTSFVLVGIWGVTSLASGELQYFWPAIPVGIWALVLLAGMLFGFGGADAAEDVDPDDEGGASRR
- a CDS encoding DMT family transporter; this translates as MFRRLRGDVTVLGGFVVYIVLALAILSEVLGTISLRFVEGLSKPLPLLLVVLGYGSAFIALSRVLKMGIPVGAAYAIWSGVGVALVVLIGTFFLNETMTLVQLLGIVLIIGGVVALEAGGAH
- a CDS encoding TetR/AcrR family transcriptional regulator: MTDTDAPGEQSDGRRAKGERRRRAIIDATLRVVERDGIAGVSHRNIAREAEIPPASITYYFDSIDGVLVATLLESCETMISELRRSTEDAADDPERWVAATAEMLSGMVRNHRGRTLAEYELYLLAARRPALRPAARRWMEVTAGYVHGIGDGDSGAVQAMLAALDGLLMQALIAEQPPGPEAFRPALAALLRPRE